A window of the Juglans microcarpa x Juglans regia isolate MS1-56 chromosome 5D, Jm3101_v1.0, whole genome shotgun sequence genome harbors these coding sequences:
- the LOC121265920 gene encoding protein NRT1/ PTR FAMILY 5.5-like produces MVEVVTGIDDEVQEDQGDPDQYFDKVGIIAQIQTPNHEKVEHVRLKLCKRTELEQAKIFARMIPLWITFIMCGVVSSIGDTYFLEQAYFNMQTGKWLLKRYLSKGFGNSIFPIEVKAAMLFSIPCYDTAAVVETRRLELTKLLGEPEAKIPMNMFGILPQYFFLAALVEYLTTFVVTLRKSLAIALLASLSLQEYSSSVSSYLRLFTNAAFGVGTMGSSISVHAVGKFSVIGRSSSWFQISPFG; encoded by the exons atggtagaagttgtgacaggcaTAGATGATGAAGTGCAAGAGGACCAAGGTGACCCCGACCA GTACTTTGACAAGGTTGGCATTATCGCCCAAATTCAAACTCCAAATCACGAAAAAGTAGAACACGTTAGATTGAAACTTTGCAAAAGAACAGAATTAGAGCAAGCCAAAATCTTTGCACGCATGATACCTTTGTGGATTACTTTCATTATGTGTGGGGTCGTGAGTTCCATTGGGGATACTTATTTCTTGGAACAAGCATACTTCAACATGCAGACTGGCAAG TGGTTGCTAAAAAGATATTTGAGTAAGGGATTTGGAAATTCTATATTCCCTATTGAAGTCAAAGCAGCAATGTTATTTTCTATTCCTTGTTATGACACAGCTGCAGTAGTTGAGACGAGGAGGCTGGAGTTGACCAAGCTGCTAGGGGAACCTGAGGCGAAAATCCCAATGAACATGTTTGGAATTCTTCCACAGTATTTCTTTCTTGCTGCCTTGGTGGAATATCTCACTACCTTTGTGGTGACCTTGAGAAAGTCTCTGGCTATAGCATTGCTTGCTTCTCTATCGCTCCAAGAGTACTCTTCCTCCGTAAGCTCCTACTTGAGACTTTTCACTAATGCTGCATTTGGAGTAGGAACCATGGGCAGTTCCATTTCAGTTCATGCGGTGGGTAAGTTCAGCGTAATTGGAAGAAGTTCAAGTTGGTTTCAAATAAGCCCATTTGGATAG